The following proteins are encoded in a genomic region of Corylus avellana chromosome ca4, CavTom2PMs-1.0:
- the LOC132178048 gene encoding UPF0481 protein At3g47200-like: protein MAANRGDADTIDVERLASSIKVSMSKYDLFVSPNRSIFKTPIALSRHNKNAYIPNAFSIGPLHHGRPKLKTAETIKAKYLQGLISRSPDPNAMLKDLINSVNALEREAREYYAELIRYSREEFLKILVIDGCFIIELFCRFVYEDLRAENDPIFSMAGMVEVLDHDLILLENQVPWMVLEHLFRKIMVPKSDTALSQFAIAFFRNILAFPPIGRSDHLRDIKHIPDLFKKWLVSSIKVDEEKKLLSQWELVSSATRLAEAGIKFRRSKSSNILEIKFENGVLEIPLIKIHEHTETFFRNLISFEQCYPNSDAIITSYAILLDNLINTAKDVEILCENKILNNWLNPEDAVKFFNKLYHDTYVDHYYYKNLCQEVNSFCQRRWPRWRAVLVRNYFNTPWAVLSTLAAITLLILSILQTFYTIKS, encoded by the coding sequence ATGGCTGCAAACAGAGGAGATGCTGATACAATTGATGTCGAACGGTTGGCATCTTCGATAAAAGTTTCGATGTCCAaatatgatttgtttgtgtcaCCTAACCGCTCCATCTTCAAAACTCCCATCGCACTTAGCAGGCATAATAAAAATGCTTATATTCCGAATGCATTTTCAATTGGGCCTCTACACCATGGCCGCCCAAAGTTGAAAACTGCAGAGACAATTAAAGCTAAGTATTTACAAGGCCTTATCTCTCGATCACCCGATCCTAATGCAATGCTGAAAGATTTAATTAATTCCGTCAATGCCTTGGAGAGAGAGGCTCGTGAATATTATGCTGAACTGATTCGTTATAGCAGGGAAGaattcttgaaaattttggtaattgacggttgttttattattgagcTATTCTGCAGGTTTGTGTATGAAGATCTTAGAGCAGAAAATGACCCCATTTTTAGCATGGCTGGTATGGTTGAAGTTCTAGACCATGACTTGATATTGCTAGAAAACCAAGTACCTTGGATGGTACTTGAGCATTTGTTCAGGAAGATCATGGTCCCTAAAAGTGATACGGCCCTAAGTCAATTTGCCATTGCATTCTTTCGTAACATTTTGGCATTCCCGCCGATTGGCAGATCTGATCATCTTCGAGACATCAAACATATTCCTGACCTGTTCAAAAAATGGCTGGTTTCATCAATTAAAGTAGACGAAGAAAAGAAATTGCTATCACAATGGGAACTCGTATCTTCTGCTACGCGTCTCGCAGAAGCTGGAATCAAATTCAGAAGAAGTAAGTCCAGTAAtattttggaaataaaatttgaaaatggtGTCCTCGAAATTCCtctaataaaaattcatgagCACACAGAAACATTTTTTAGGAATCTCATCAGCTTTGAGCAATGCTACCCCAACAGTGATGCTATAATCACTTCCTATGCTATACTCTTGGACAACCTCATTAACACTGCTAAGGACGTGGAGATACTCTGTGAAAATAAGATCCTCAATAATTGGTTGAATCCAGAGGATGCGGTCAAATTCTTCAACAAGCTTTACCATGACACATATGTGGATCACTACTATTACAAAAACCTTTGCCAGGAAGTGAATAGTTTTTGCCAGCGCAGGTGGCCTAGATGGCGTGCAGTGCTTGTGCGCAATTATTTCAACACTCCATGGGCTGTTCTTTCCACATTGGCTGCTATTACCCTGCTGATTCTCTCCATCTTACAAACTTTCTATACCATAAAAAGTTAG